The Listeria welshimeri serovar 6b str. SLCC5334 genome has a window encoding:
- a CDS encoding sensor histidine kinase, with protein MTKTIREMCLRYTDLAEYDIDELIHTAKSLSESSMYQDVDVFIDVYNKLTSEALVIHHMPPKTTKSLYKNNVVGETALRSNEPGVLRTLETGMNSNDLLAKTQENVLIRQKVYPIRNKQRVIAVLILENDISAEIKAHFEIDNEETAYRDVSTTLSAMSKLTDSITDQLDDAILIFDGKGILQQKNCAADQYYERLGYMENIQGMHYDNLSLDQMMFDAIMYQIETGKQPIQLKKEVVIAGNYFIMKQIFVKEEDEQECRFILILHDITDIKVKEAEIVSKSVAIREIHHRVKNNLQSVVSLLRIQGRRSTSVEAQKVLNESVSRILAIAATHELLSKQMEDGINLYMVIETVAYNVERCCNDCPKVAVRMDIDKRIYLDSDRTVALALVMNELLQNSYDHAFHPNESGEILLQIKEEKNIIHAEVSDNGHGFNVRKVSEKSLGLSIVKSYIKDKLRGKVTIESNEFGTKTMFDFKYISIHATKK; from the coding sequence ATGACTAAAACGATTCGAGAAATGTGCTTACGTTATACAGACTTGGCTGAATATGATATTGATGAATTAATACATACAGCAAAATCATTAAGCGAGTCTTCTATGTATCAAGATGTTGATGTATTTATTGATGTTTACAACAAACTTACTAGTGAAGCACTTGTTATTCATCACATGCCACCAAAAACAACCAAATCACTTTATAAAAACAATGTTGTCGGAGAAACAGCTCTTCGTAGTAATGAACCAGGTGTACTTAGAACACTTGAAACGGGCATGAACTCCAATGATTTACTAGCAAAAACACAAGAAAACGTATTAATTCGTCAAAAAGTGTATCCGATTCGAAACAAACAACGCGTGATTGCCGTACTTATTCTAGAAAATGATATTAGTGCAGAAATTAAAGCACATTTTGAAATCGACAATGAAGAAACGGCTTATAGAGATGTTTCCACGACACTTTCTGCAATGAGCAAATTAACTGATTCCATTACAGATCAGCTAGATGACGCCATTTTGATTTTTGATGGTAAAGGTATTTTACAACAAAAAAATTGCGCGGCAGATCAGTATTATGAACGACTCGGTTACATGGAAAATATCCAAGGAATGCACTATGATAATTTATCACTGGATCAGATGATGTTTGATGCCATTATGTATCAAATTGAAACAGGAAAACAACCAATTCAACTAAAAAAAGAAGTGGTTATTGCTGGGAATTACTTTATTATGAAGCAAATTTTTGTGAAGGAGGAGGATGAACAAGAGTGTCGTTTTATTCTTATTCTTCATGATATTACGGATATTAAAGTGAAAGAAGCAGAAATTGTTTCGAAATCAGTAGCAATTCGAGAAATTCATCATCGTGTAAAAAATAATTTACAATCCGTTGTTTCCTTACTGAGAATTCAAGGTAGGCGCTCCACCAGTGTTGAAGCCCAGAAAGTTTTAAATGAAAGTGTCAGCCGAATTCTTGCTATTGCAGCAACACATGAACTTTTATCGAAGCAGATGGAAGACGGAATCAACTTATATATGGTTATTGAAACAGTTGCTTATAATGTGGAAAGATGTTGTAACGACTGTCCAAAAGTTGCTGTTCGAATGGATATTGATAAACGAATTTATTTGGATAGTGACCGAACTGTGGCACTGGCACTTGTTATGAATGAGCTTTTACAAAACTCATATGATCATGCTTTCCATCCAAATGAATCAGGCGAAATTTTACTACAAATAAAAGAAGAAAAAAATATTATTCATGCAGAAGTGAGCGACAATGGGCATGGATTTAACGTTCGTAAAGTGTCCGAAAAAAGCTTAGGACTCTCCATTGTCAAAAGTTACATCAAAGATAAACTCCGAGGAAAAGTAACCATTGAATCAAATGAATTTGGAACAAAAACAATGTTTGATTTTAAATACATTTCAATCCATGCTACAAAGAAGTAG
- a CDS encoding acetaldehyde dehydrogenase (acetylating), with amino-acid sequence MALEDKDLRSIQEVRNLIESANTAQKELAVMSQQQIDTIVKAIADAGYDAREKLAKMAHEETGFGIWQDKVIKNVFASKHVYNYIKDMKTIGMLKEDNEKKVMEVAVPLGVVAGLIPSTNPTSTVIYKTLISIKAGNSIVFSPHPNALKAILETVRIISEAAEKAGCPKGAISCMTVPTIQGTDQLMKHKDTAVILATGGSAMVKAAYSSGTPAIGVGPGNGPAFIERSANIPRAVKHILDSKTFDNGTICASEQSVVVERVNKEAVIAEFRKQGAHFLSDAEAVQLGKFILRPNGSMNPAIVGKSVQHIANLAGLTVPADARVLIAEETKVGAKIPYSREKLAPILAFYTAETWQEACELSMDILYHEGAGHTLIIHSEDKAIIREFALKKPVSRLLVNTPGALGGIGATTNLVPALTLGCGAVGGSSSSDNIGPENLFNIRRIATGVLELEDIRKEENQATSELPVDADALIQSLVEKVLAELK; translated from the coding sequence GTGGCACTAGAAGATAAAGATTTACGCTCAATCCAAGAAGTTCGAAACCTCATTGAATCAGCAAACACCGCACAAAAAGAACTTGCTGTAATGAGCCAACAACAAATTGATACGATTGTAAAAGCCATAGCTGATGCCGGTTATGATGCTCGCGAAAAACTCGCAAAAATGGCACACGAAGAAACTGGTTTTGGCATTTGGCAAGACAAAGTAATTAAAAACGTCTTCGCTTCTAAACACGTTTACAATTACATCAAAGATATGAAAACCATTGGTATGTTAAAAGAAGATAACGAAAAGAAAGTAATGGAGGTTGCTGTTCCACTTGGTGTAGTTGCAGGATTAATTCCCTCAACGAACCCAACATCCACTGTTATTTACAAAACACTTATTTCCATTAAAGCAGGAAATAGTATCGTTTTTTCTCCACATCCAAACGCACTAAAAGCAATTCTTGAAACAGTAAGAATCATTAGTGAAGCAGCAGAAAAAGCAGGTTGTCCAAAAGGCGCTATTAGCTGTATGACTGTTCCAACAATCCAAGGAACAGATCAACTGATGAAACACAAAGATACAGCAGTTATCCTTGCAACAGGTGGTTCTGCAATGGTAAAAGCGGCTTATTCATCAGGTACTCCTGCAATTGGGGTTGGACCAGGTAATGGCCCAGCATTTATCGAACGCAGCGCTAACATTCCTCGCGCAGTAAAACATATTCTTGATTCTAAAACATTCGATAACGGCACCATTTGCGCATCTGAGCAATCGGTTGTTGTGGAACGTGTGAATAAAGAAGCTGTCATTGCTGAATTTAGAAAACAAGGCGCACATTTCTTATCCGATGCAGAAGCTGTTCAACTTGGAAAATTCATTTTACGTCCAAATGGTTCCATGAATCCAGCCATCGTAGGTAAAAGCGTGCAACATATCGCTAATCTTGCTGGCCTTACTGTTCCAGCTGACGCAAGAGTACTTATCGCTGAAGAAACAAAAGTTGGCGCTAAAATCCCTTATTCAAGAGAAAAATTAGCACCAATCTTGGCTTTCTATACAGCAGAAACCTGGCAAGAAGCTTGTGAACTTAGCATGGATATTCTTTATCATGAAGGAGCTGGACATACTTTAATCATCCACTCAGAAGATAAAGCAATCATCCGCGAATTCGCACTGAAAAAACCTGTTTCCCGTCTTCTTGTTAATACACCAGGAGCACTTGGCGGAATTGGTGCAACAACAAATCTTGTACCAGCTCTAACACTTGGCTGCGGGGCAGTTGGAGGAAGTTCATCATCTGATAATATCGGACCTGAAAATCTATTCAACATTCGTCGTATCGCTACAGGCGTTTTAGAGTTAGAAGATATTCGCAAAGAAGAAAACCAAGCAACATCTGAACTTCCGGTTGATGCAGATGCACTCATCCAAAGTTTAGTAGAAAAAGTTTTAGCAGAATTAAAATAA
- the eutC gene encoding ethanolamine ammonia-lyase subunit EutC: protein MNEQELKQMIEGILTEMSGGKTTETVEATPAKAITETVVTEGSIPDITEVDIKKQLLVPEPADREGYLKMKQMTPARLGLWRAGPRYKTETILRFRADHAVAQDSVFSYVSEDLVKEMNFTPVNTKCQDKDEYLTRPDLGREFDDEMVEVIRANTTKNAKLQIVVGDGLSSAAIEANIKDILPSIKQGLKMYNLDFDNIIFVKHCRVPSMDQIGEITGADVVCLLVGERPGLVTAESMSAYIAYKPTIGMPEARRTVISNIHSGGTPPVEAGAYIAELIHNMLEKKCSGIDLK from the coding sequence ATGAACGAACAAGAATTAAAACAAATGATTGAAGGCATTTTAACAGAAATGTCTGGTGGTAAAACAACTGAAACTGTCGAAGCCACACCAGCAAAAGCAATAACTGAAACTGTTGTAACAGAAGGAAGTATCCCTGATATTACCGAAGTTGACATTAAAAAACAATTACTAGTACCAGAACCTGCTGACCGCGAAGGTTATTTGAAAATGAAACAAATGACTCCGGCAAGACTTGGTTTATGGCGCGCTGGTCCACGTTACAAAACAGAAACAATTCTTCGTTTCCGTGCGGATCATGCAGTAGCACAAGATTCCGTATTCTCTTACGTTTCTGAGGATTTAGTAAAAGAAATGAACTTCACCCCAGTCAACACTAAATGCCAAGATAAAGATGAATACTTAACTCGCCCTGACTTAGGTCGTGAATTTGACGATGAAATGGTAGAAGTAATTCGCGCTAACACAACGAAAAATGCGAAACTGCAAATTGTTGTAGGCGACGGTCTTAGTTCTGCAGCAATTGAAGCTAACATCAAAGACATTTTACCATCCATTAAACAAGGTTTGAAAATGTATAACTTAGATTTTGATAACATTATTTTTGTTAAACATTGTCGTGTACCTTCCATGGATCAAATCGGTGAAATCACTGGGGCGGATGTAGTTTGCTTACTTGTAGGTGAACGCCCAGGACTTGTAACAGCTGAATCCATGAGTGCTTATATTGCTTACAAACCAACTATTGGTATGCCAGAAGCTCGTCGTACAGTTATTTCGAATATTCATAGCGGCGGAACTCCACCTGTGGAAGCTGGCGCGTACATTGCAGAATTAATTCACAATATGCTTGAGAAAAAATGTTCTGGTATTGATCTAAAATAA
- the eutA gene encoding ethanolamine ammonia-lyase reactivating factor EutA — protein MAETILSVGIDLGTSTTQLILSELEIQNMASSFTVPRIVISDKRIIYRSEILFTPILADNLIDVDAIRDFVTKEYANAGIKKEEIGMGAVIITGETARKDNASNVLDAMSGFAGDFVVATAGPDLESIIAGKGAGAHTYSKENNTAVVNLDIGGGTTNLSLFDRGELIDTACLDIGGRLIKVDRETRKITYIAPKIQALIEKRGYPISLGKATSPENLQPILGEMVELLKNSVGLGAPNDFYETIITNKGLKFLTEIECISFSGGVADCITTGALSDPFRYGDIGLLLGKSIAESSLMTEKKYIESVETIRATVVGAGSHTAEISGSTITYTEKIFPVKNIPILKLAKQEENEDMAEVIKEKLNWFKIDDDMERIALAIEGENSPSFQTVTEYAKAICEGMKEPIALGHPLIIITWHDMAKALGQSIFGHLPAGYPLICLDSVKVDNGDYIDIGKPVADGKVLPVVVKTLVFN, from the coding sequence TTGGCGGAAACAATTTTAAGTGTAGGGATTGACCTTGGTACGTCGACAACACAGCTCATTTTATCCGAGTTAGAAATTCAAAATATGGCATCAAGTTTCACCGTGCCACGTATTGTCATTTCCGATAAACGAATTATTTATCGAAGTGAGATTCTTTTTACACCGATTCTTGCTGATAATTTGATTGATGTAGATGCAATTCGTGATTTTGTGACAAAAGAGTATGCAAACGCAGGAATTAAAAAAGAAGAAATTGGCATGGGAGCAGTCATTATTACAGGTGAAACAGCTCGTAAAGATAATGCTAGCAACGTTTTAGATGCTATGAGCGGTTTTGCTGGAGATTTTGTTGTAGCAACTGCTGGACCAGATCTGGAAAGCATTATTGCTGGAAAAGGAGCAGGTGCACATACTTATTCCAAAGAAAACAATACAGCTGTTGTGAACTTAGATATTGGTGGAGGAACAACGAATTTATCGCTATTTGATCGTGGAGAGCTTATTGATACGGCGTGTCTTGATATTGGTGGTCGGTTAATCAAGGTAGACCGCGAAACAAGAAAAATCACCTATATTGCTCCAAAAATTCAAGCTTTAATAGAAAAACGAGGTTACCCAATTTCACTTGGTAAAGCGACATCACCTGAAAACTTGCAACCTATTTTAGGTGAGATGGTCGAGTTACTTAAAAATAGTGTCGGTCTTGGAGCACCAAATGATTTTTATGAAACAATTATTACGAATAAAGGATTAAAATTTCTGACTGAAATTGAATGTATTTCTTTTTCAGGAGGCGTTGCTGATTGTATAACGACTGGTGCTCTAAGTGATCCATTTAGGTACGGCGATATCGGTTTACTACTTGGGAAATCAATAGCTGAGTCTAGCTTGATGACCGAAAAAAAGTATATCGAATCTGTCGAAACCATACGGGCAACAGTGGTAGGAGCCGGTTCGCACACAGCTGAAATTAGCGGTAGTACCATTACTTATACCGAGAAAATTTTCCCAGTAAAAAACATTCCAATATTGAAACTTGCCAAACAAGAAGAAAATGAAGATATGGCAGAAGTTATCAAGGAAAAATTAAACTGGTTCAAAATAGATGATGACATGGAACGGATTGCACTTGCAATTGAAGGCGAAAACAGCCCAAGTTTCCAAACCGTAACAGAATATGCAAAAGCCATTTGCGAAGGAATGAAAGAACCGATTGCACTTGGTCATCCGTTAATTATCATTACTTGGCACGACATGGCAAAAGCCCTCGGACAAAGTATTTTCGGGCATTTACCAGCTGGCTATCCACTAATTTGCTTAGACAGTGTCAAAGTCGATAATGGTGATTATATTGATATAGGAAAACCAGTTGCTGACGGGAAAGTGCTACCAGTAGTAGTAAAAACCTTAGTCTTTAACTGA
- a CDS encoding BMC domain-containing protein: protein MPNEALGLIEVTGFLGAVVAADTCLKAANVELIRCEVIKGGLTTVELTGDVGAVNAAVEAGKAATESLGCLISSHVIARLSEETKSLFVQTEEAIKEAIPEIAEVKTTIDFTEQKLREMKVIDLRKLAYTLNNVPIPKSKIKYANKDKLVHALKDIYGRSEN from the coding sequence ATGCCAAATGAAGCACTTGGTTTAATTGAAGTCACTGGTTTCCTTGGTGCTGTGGTTGCCGCTGATACTTGTTTAAAAGCAGCAAATGTTGAACTAATTCGCTGTGAAGTCATTAAAGGTGGCTTAACAACAGTTGAATTAACAGGCGATGTTGGTGCTGTAAATGCAGCAGTGGAAGCAGGAAAAGCAGCTACAGAAAGCTTAGGTTGTCTCATTTCTAGTCATGTGATAGCAAGATTGAGTGAAGAAACTAAATCACTCTTTGTACAAACAGAGGAAGCGATAAAAGAAGCTATTCCAGAAATTGCAGAAGTAAAAACAACGATAGATTTCACAGAACAGAAACTTCGCGAAATGAAAGTGATTGATTTAAGGAAACTTGCTTACACATTAAATAATGTGCCTATCCCAAAAAGCAAGATTAAATATGCGAACAAGGATAAACTTGTTCACGCACTAAAAGATATTTATGGAAGGAGTGAAAACTAG
- a CDS encoding ethanolamine utilization cobalamin adenosyltransferase, with translation MAILTEDELRKAYLHTDLRTKKKLDIKKGTIITPSAKSFLSEKKIDLCYIDDISETKVVVEPVKNEKSRAKFQTIYGGALDEKPEHMTHLRGNLLVFKDHPQIAFRGKLDTLEAEILETQCSVAAEFKDLAEDLQEILTFVRNIVRSEVLNEQIEKVQMLGMDEKELRERSHNPKKYYQMTHFMPDYTMGNAVIRLNKLRTMVRETELAAFIAFKETDYSLKRPDIIQALNRLSSLFWILMFRVRTDEYKK, from the coding sequence TTGGCTATTTTGACAGAAGACGAGTTACGAAAAGCCTACTTACACACCGATTTAAGAACGAAGAAAAAACTAGATATAAAAAAAGGAACGATTATTACACCATCTGCTAAGAGTTTTTTATCAGAAAAGAAAATCGACCTTTGTTATATTGATGATATTTCAGAAACGAAAGTAGTAGTAGAACCAGTGAAAAATGAAAAGTCGCGCGCAAAATTCCAAACGATTTATGGTGGAGCATTAGATGAGAAGCCAGAACATATGACGCACTTACGCGGCAACTTGCTTGTATTTAAAGACCATCCACAAATCGCTTTTCGCGGCAAATTAGATACTTTAGAAGCAGAAATTTTGGAAACTCAATGTTCTGTTGCAGCTGAATTTAAAGATCTTGCAGAAGATTTACAAGAAATCCTCACCTTTGTAAGAAATATAGTTCGATCGGAAGTTTTAAACGAGCAAATCGAGAAAGTTCAAATGCTAGGAATGGATGAAAAAGAACTGCGGGAACGTAGTCATAATCCAAAAAAATATTATCAAATGACACATTTCATGCCTGATTATACGATGGGTAATGCTGTCATTCGACTAAACAAATTAAGAACAATGGTCCGTGAAACTGAATTGGCTGCTTTTATAGCATTTAAGGAAACGGATTATTCGTTAAAAAGACCAGACATTATTCAAGCGCTTAATCGGTTATCCAGTTTATTTTGGATACTGATGTTCCGCGTAAGAACGGATGAATATAAAAAGTAA
- the eutL gene encoding ethanolamine utilization microcompartment protein EutL — MKNDKLPASVLSVKVVSNVDNGLFNQLDLKPHQRSLGIITSDCDDVTYTALDEATKAAEVDVVYAKSMYAGAGNASTKLAGEVIGIIAGPSPAEVKSGLSVAVDFIENGASFVSANEDDSIPYFAHCVSRTGTFLSKEANVAEGEAIAYLIAPPLEAMYALDAALKAADVTIGTFYGPPSETNFGGALLTGSQSACKAACDAFKMAVENVAENPLQY; from the coding sequence ATGAAAAACGATAAATTACCTGCATCTGTTTTAAGCGTCAAAGTTGTGTCCAATGTAGATAATGGTCTATTTAACCAACTTGATTTAAAACCGCATCAAAGAAGTCTGGGTATTATTACATCTGATTGTGATGATGTTACATACACAGCACTGGACGAAGCAACAAAAGCAGCAGAAGTAGATGTTGTGTATGCAAAAAGTATGTATGCTGGTGCCGGCAATGCTTCCACAAAATTAGCTGGGGAAGTAATTGGTATTATTGCTGGACCAAGCCCAGCTGAAGTGAAAAGTGGTCTTTCCGTAGCAGTAGACTTCATCGAAAACGGTGCTAGCTTTGTTAGTGCAAATGAAGATGATAGCATACCTTATTTTGCACATTGTGTCTCAAGAACAGGTACTTTCCTTTCAAAAGAAGCAAATGTAGCAGAGGGAGAAGCGATTGCTTACTTAATCGCACCTCCACTTGAAGCTATGTATGCACTAGATGCAGCGCTTAAAGCAGCAGACGTAACAATTGGAACTTTCTACGGACCACCATCCGAAACTAACTTCGGCGGAGCTCTTTTAACAGGCAGTCAATCTGCATGTAAAGCTGCTTGTGATGCGTTCAAAATGGCAGTAGAAAATGTGGCTGAAAATCCACTTCAATATTAA
- a CDS encoding ethanolamine ammonia-lyase subunit EutB, giving the protein MILKTNLFGHTYQFKSITDVLAKANEEKSGDRLAGVAAESAEERVAAKVVLSKMTLGDLRNNPVVPYETDEVTRIIQDQVNERIHDSIKNWTVEELREWILDHKTTDADIKRVSRGLTSEIIAAVTKLMSNLDLIYGAKKIRVIAHANTTIGLPGTFSARLQPNHPTDDPDGILASLMEGLTYGIGDAVIGLNPVDDSTDSVVRLLNKFEEFRSKWDVPTQTCVLAHVKTQMEAMRRGAPTGLVFQSIAGSEKGNTAFGFDGATIEEARQLALQSGAATGPNVMYFETGQGSELSSDAHFGVDQVTMEARCYGFAKKFDPFLVNTVVGFIGPEYLYDSKQVIRAGLEDHFMGKLTGISMGCDVCYTNHMKADQNDVENLSVLLTAAGCNFIMGIPHGDDVMLNYQTTGYHETATLRELFGLKPIKEFDQWMEKMGFSENGKLTSRAGDASIFLK; this is encoded by the coding sequence ATGATTTTAAAAACGAATTTATTCGGCCATACATACCAGTTCAAATCCATCACTGATGTGTTGGCAAAAGCAAACGAAGAGAAATCAGGCGATCGCTTAGCTGGAGTTGCTGCTGAATCTGCAGAAGAACGAGTAGCTGCGAAAGTAGTGCTTTCTAAAATGACACTTGGCGATTTACGTAATAATCCGGTTGTCCCTTATGAAACAGATGAGGTAACACGCATTATTCAAGATCAAGTAAATGAACGTATTCACGATTCCATAAAAAACTGGACCGTGGAAGAATTACGGGAATGGATTTTAGACCATAAAACAACAGATGCTGACATTAAACGTGTATCACGTGGCCTAACATCAGAAATTATTGCTGCTGTAACAAAATTAATGTCCAATCTAGATTTAATTTATGGAGCGAAAAAAATTCGTGTTATCGCACATGCAAACACAACAATCGGTCTTCCAGGAACTTTCTCCGCTAGACTACAACCAAACCATCCAACTGATGACCCTGATGGTATCCTTGCTTCTTTGATGGAAGGATTAACTTACGGGATTGGGGATGCGGTAATCGGACTTAACCCAGTAGATGATTCTACAGATAGTGTGGTTCGTTTACTTAATAAATTTGAAGAGTTTCGTAGTAAATGGGATGTGCCAACACAAACTTGTGTACTTGCACATGTGAAGACTCAAATGGAAGCAATGCGTCGCGGTGCTCCAACTGGTCTTGTATTTCAATCTATTGCAGGTTCCGAAAAAGGAAACACAGCTTTCGGATTTGACGGAGCAACCATTGAAGAAGCAAGACAATTAGCCCTTCAAAGTGGTGCTGCAACAGGTCCAAACGTCATGTATTTTGAAACAGGGCAAGGTTCTGAACTTTCTTCTGATGCACATTTCGGCGTAGACCAAGTAACAATGGAAGCTCGTTGTTATGGGTTCGCGAAGAAATTTGATCCATTCCTAGTTAATACAGTAGTTGGATTTATTGGACCAGAGTATTTATATGATTCTAAACAAGTTATTCGCGCCGGCCTAGAAGATCACTTCATGGGTAAATTAACTGGTATCTCCATGGGTTGTGATGTTTGTTACACCAACCACATGAAAGCTGACCAAAATGACGTAGAAAACCTATCCGTACTTCTAACAGCGGCAGGATGTAACTTTATCATGGGTATTCCTCATGGTGATGACGTTATGCTTAACTATCAAACAACTGGTTACCACGAAACAGCCACATTACGCGAATTATTTGGTCTAAAACCAATCAAAGAATTTGATCAGTGGATGGAAAAAATGGGATTCAGTGAAAATGGTAAATTGACTAGCCGTGCTGGAGATGCATCTATTTTCCTAAAATAA
- a CDS encoding ANTAR domain-containing response regulator — protein sequence MTGMNGRIVIADDEPITRMDIRDILEEANYDVVGEATDGFEAIELCKSHQPDLVIMDIQMPLLDGLKAGKRIISEGLAGGIILLTAFSDPKNTEKAKGFGALGYLVKPLDEKSLIPTVEMSIAKGRETRKLEQQLEKLTKKLEERKVIEKAKGVLMIENNITEEEAYNMIRNLSMDKRCPMMEIAETIVMSDD from the coding sequence GTGACAGGAATGAATGGAAGAATTGTAATAGCCGATGATGAACCTATTACAAGAATGGATATCCGAGACATTTTGGAAGAAGCGAACTACGATGTTGTAGGAGAAGCGACTGATGGTTTTGAAGCAATTGAACTTTGCAAAAGCCATCAACCAGATCTTGTTATTATGGACATTCAAATGCCACTCTTAGACGGTTTAAAAGCAGGGAAACGAATTATTTCGGAAGGCCTTGCTGGCGGAATTATTTTACTAACCGCATTTAGTGATCCAAAAAACACGGAAAAAGCAAAAGGATTTGGAGCATTAGGCTATTTAGTAAAACCGCTTGATGAAAAAAGTTTAATTCCAACAGTTGAAATGAGTATTGCCAAAGGGCGAGAAACAAGAAAACTAGAACAACAATTAGAAAAACTAACAAAAAAATTAGAAGAACGAAAAGTGATTGAAAAAGCTAAAGGTGTGCTTATGATTGAGAATAACATCACAGAAGAAGAAGCTTACAATATGATTCGTAATCTGAGCATGGATAAACGTTGTCCAATGATGGAAATCGCTGAAACGATTGTGATGAGCGATGACTAA
- a CDS encoding 1-propanol dehydrogenase PduQ produces the protein MQKVSFKTDLYIGQGATDRLLEFKEKQIFIVTDPFMVSSGMINAITEKIDKSNTYTIFSDIIPDPPIENVVAGIEVLNECDANLMIAIGGGSAIDAAKAMKFFGQKLGTVRAMPFIVIPTTSGTGSEVTSFSVITNKEKAIKYPLITDAILPDEAILDADLVKSVPPAITADTGMDVLTHALEAYVSTKANDYSDAMAEKVIQLVFTYLERAYKDGNDLEAREKMHNASCLAGMAFNITSLGLNHGIAHTAGAKFKIPHGRMNTLLLPHVISYNAGLTSDFGNNPDNRAAERYTAIAKLLKMPASNTRLGVRSLINAIKQLQKKLNMPTTLSECGVSRTDLNEHIAQIAEGALNDGCTATNPRTPTETDVSAILEKMLA, from the coding sequence ATGCAAAAAGTTAGTTTTAAAACGGACCTTTACATTGGCCAAGGAGCAACAGATCGTTTACTGGAATTTAAAGAAAAGCAAATTTTTATTGTAACAGATCCATTTATGGTTAGTTCAGGAATGATTAATGCCATTACAGAAAAAATTGATAAGTCGAATACATATACGATTTTTAGCGATATTATTCCAGATCCACCGATTGAAAATGTTGTAGCAGGCATTGAAGTTTTAAATGAATGTGATGCTAACTTGATGATTGCTATCGGTGGGGGTTCTGCCATTGATGCGGCGAAAGCAATGAAATTTTTTGGTCAAAAACTTGGAACGGTGCGTGCGATGCCATTCATCGTTATCCCAACTACAAGTGGAACTGGTTCGGAAGTTACTAGTTTTTCTGTCATCACAAATAAAGAAAAAGCCATTAAATATCCTCTTATTACGGATGCTATTTTGCCAGATGAAGCGATTTTGGATGCGGATTTAGTGAAATCTGTACCGCCAGCAATCACCGCGGATACCGGCATGGACGTACTTACGCATGCACTGGAAGCTTATGTATCTACCAAAGCCAATGATTATTCAGATGCAATGGCTGAAAAAGTTATCCAATTAGTATTCACATACTTAGAACGCGCATATAAAGATGGAAATGACTTAGAAGCACGCGAAAAAATGCATAATGCTTCTTGTCTTGCAGGAATGGCGTTTAATATCACCTCACTAGGATTAAATCATGGTATTGCGCATACAGCAGGTGCTAAATTTAAGATTCCACATGGCCGTATGAACACGCTTCTTTTACCACATGTTATTAGTTATAATGCTGGATTAACAAGTGATTTTGGTAACAATCCGGACAATCGTGCTGCAGAACGTTATACAGCTATTGCTAAATTACTGAAAATGCCAGCTTCTAATACAAGACTTGGTGTGCGTAGTTTAATTAATGCCATCAAACAATTGCAAAAGAAACTCAATATGCCAACAACTTTATCAGAATGTGGTGTAAGTCGTACTGATTTAAACGAGCATATCGCGCAAATTGCTGAGGGCGCGTTAAATGATGGCTGTACAGCAACGAATCCAAGAACACCAACAGAAACAGATGTTAGTGCTATACTTGAAAAAATGTTAGCTTAA
- a CDS encoding BMC domain-containing protein, with translation MANANALGMIETKGLVGAVEAADAMVKAANVTLMGKEQVGGGLVTVMVRGDVGAVKAATDAGAAAAERVGELLSVHVIPRPHSEVDAILPKSAE, from the coding sequence ATGGCAAACGCAAACGCATTAGGAATGATCGAAACAAAAGGTTTAGTAGGAGCAGTAGAAGCAGCAGACGCAATGGTGAAAGCAGCTAACGTAACACTTATGGGTAAAGAACAAGTTGGTGGCGGTCTAGTAACAGTAATGGTACGCGGCGATGTTGGCGCAGTTAAAGCAGCAACAGATGCAGGCGCAGCAGCAGCTGAACGTGTTGGAGAATTATTATCTGTACATGTAATTCCACGTCCACACAGCGAAGTAGACGCAATTCTACCAAAAAGCGCTGAATAA